The genomic segment CGGTAGACATCGTCGAATACCCGGTTGCACGATCTGCAATTGGCGAAATTAGGCATACCGCCCCCTAAGCGCGGGAATCTTCACAAGCGGAAATATTATACACCTGATATATGAGGAGCAAAACCGCCGAAAGGCTACCTCAGCGCATTAATCCCGATGAACAGCGTGCTCAGCATAGAAATGACGTCGCGCCAGTCGAGCCTTGAATCGCGATCCGGAACGAAGATCACGTCGCCCGGCCGGATAGTGTAGTCGGACGGAGGCTCCTTGCCCTTGGTCAGAGCTTTCATATCAACTTTGATTATTTCGTTTTCCGTAATCGGCTTGCCGGCGTCCCTGGGCTGCCTGATGATTATCACCTTCGGCAGATACGCTTGATCCGTCGGTCCGGCGATCGAAAGATAATCGAGAACGGACATGTTTTGGGCGTGAGGAATGGCTCCCGGCATATTCACGCTTCCTATGACGAAGACGCGGGATTCCCTGGCGATGATTTTGATTTCATCCCTGTTTTGCAGCTCTAAATCGGGAGGCGCTTCACCGTCCGCATACGGCTCGAAATCCAATAAAATCCGTTCCAACGCGCCGCCGGGAGCGTGGCGCTCCACTATTGCGTTTCCAAGGTCGAGGTACGGATCAACGCTTCCGGAAATTTCAAGGAGGTTTTTTAGTGTTTCCCCCTGAAGAATTTCATAAACGCCCGGACGCAGAGTACCCGTGATTTTGACCGTCTTCCCGGGCGGCTCCACCTCTATAATGTCTCCGTCGCGCAACAGGAAGTTCTGGCCGACTTTACCGCCGACCGTAATGGCCAGCGGATCGATTTCGGTCTTGACGTAAGTCTCTTCCGATTCCTTCTCAAGGGCTGGAACGTCCGACGCCGCATAGCCGCCGTCTTTGCGTCTGAAATGAACGAACCGGCGGTGCGCGCCGGAATTCGCCAGTCCTACCGCTTGAAGGAGCTCAATGAAGCTGGTATGCGAATAGACGATGTACACTCCCGGCGCAGGCACGTCCCCCCTGAGAAAAATTTTGATCCTGGCGGGATTCTGCACCTGTACGTTAAGATAAACTTCCCGGTAATACTTGGAAAACAGCTCCGTCAGAAGCTCGGTGGCCTCGTTCATCGTCATACCTTCAACGGGAACGGAACCCACGATCGGCAGGATAACGTTCCCGTTGCGGCCGACCATCGGGAAGTATTCCGCTGCGGTGCCGGTGTCTATGGTCACGCGCAGCCTGTCGCCTTTTCCTATCGGATAATCGTAAGGGATGTAAACCTCGTCCAGCGGGCCGGTTAAATCGTACCGGACGGATTGCGCGAACGAAGGTGCGGAAAAAGCCGCAACGAACGCGAAAGACAAAATTAAAATCGCAGGTTTCACTTTGAACCCTCCGCGGCGGCGCG from the bacterium genome contains:
- a CDS encoding polysaccharide biosynthesis/export family protein, whose protein sequence is MKPAILILSFAFVAAFSAPSFAQSVRYDLTGPLDEVYIPYDYPIGKGDRLRVTIDTGTAAEYFPMVGRNGNVILPIVGSVPVEGMTMNEATELLTELFSKYYREVYLNVQVQNPARIKIFLRGDVPAPGVYIVYSHTSFIELLQAVGLANSGAHRRFVHFRRKDGGYAASDVPALEKESEETYVKTEIDPLAITVGGKVGQNFLLRDGDIIEVEPPGKTVKITGTLRPGVYEILQGETLKNLLEISGSVDPYLDLGNAIVERHAPGGALERILLDFEPYADGEAPPDLELQNRDEIKIIARESRVFVIGSVNMPGAIPHAQNMSVLDYLSIAGPTDQAYLPKVIIIRQPRDAGKPITENEIIKVDMKALTKGKEPPSDYTIRPGDVIFVPDRDSRLDWRDVISMLSTLFIGINALR